From the genome of Methanoregula boonei 6A8:
TAACTAGTGATTTCTTTACCCATCAATAATTGAGATTGATTCCCGGATCTGACAATAAATTCACTATGATTAGAATTATTTGAATTAACTAAGAATATGGGTTCAATTGTGGGTTTTACAATTACACGACAAATCTCTTTCTCACTTAATCTTTCAAAAATCACATCAATATCTAATCTGATCCCCCGCCCAAAAAATTTATTCAGAACCTCGTTTAAACGAATTTCAAAACCATCTCTGTTTTGAACACGGCGCGCTTGTTTCAATTGGGCATAGTCTTTATCTAATCCCACGATATTTTTATTTTTATCTACACCAATTAACAGGGTTCCACCTGATGAATTTAAAAAAGCAGCTATTGTCCTTACTACTTCATATTCTGTAGAATTGCTAATCTGATTTTTTTCATAACTCCACAAAAGAGATGATTTAAATTCAACCAATTGTGATTCCCCAAATTCAATTAATGTCTCTACAGGAGTAGTACTATCAGAAACCGAGGTTTCAGTTCGTTCTTTTAAATACCTCCTGAAAGCGTTCTCATCAATCGTGATTTCTTTTGCATCAAGAATTCCTCTTTTCTGGATTTCTCGAATACACTTTTCTGCACTGGTGTGCATAGATCCACCATGCCCTGAAAAATCTGTTCCACATGTGAGGAAAATAATCCAACCCATCCCTTGCTCATCAAAATATTGTGATTTATTCAAGATCCCATAACTATAGAAATAACCTGAAACTCCGTCCTCAGGATGCTTTATTCGCAGGATTTCAATTTTATTATTAGATGATACATTTTCACTCGAAGTTAATCCTAATAAAAATGGAATAAAAGCGTATGTTCCAAAAGCATCATGCACCTTGCCAGAGTCAATGTATGTCACGGGCAACCATTTAAAATGATAATCAATTTTTTTAAATCGTGCTTCATCGTTGGAATTATCAGAAAAATAATAAGGCTCATTGATATAGGTTCGATCTAATAAAGGAAAAATTAAAGACTTACTAATATTATCTCTAACGATAAAATGTGATCTTGAAGAGGTATGATATTCTCTAAATTTTGGAGCTAGGCATTTTTCAAAAAGCGGTTGGAATAATTGATCCAATGTGGCCCACATAACAGCATTTTCCTGAAATGCAGGGTCTTCATAATCGTTGTGTGAATAAATTTCAGTTATTCTTTGAAGATCTTCAGAACTTAATCCCGTTGCAGGATTGTGAATATTTTTTGCTAAACTATGCTGAAATTCATTTTTTTCAAGTAATTGATACCAAAGATATTCTAATGTATATGCATATCCTTTAAAAAAGTCAGATCCTATGGAATCAATATCTAATTTAATTAATCCAACAACAGCTCCAGCGGGTTTCAACCGTGATGTATCATTAAAAAATATGTGTGTATAATGTAGTGCGGCAAAACGCGAGATCTCTTTTTCGGGAAAATTTTCAGTCACATTTGCGTTTTTAAAAATCTCTCTAAAAATTTTTGAGATTTCCTCGGTTTGATGGATGATCGTTTTTAATTCCGCCCAATCCTTGGCATTTTTAATTGGTTCAAAATATCGCCATATATTTTTTATAACAATAACTTTTTCACAGGAGTTTGGGATTTCATCTAAAGGCAAATCGGCATTACAAGCGAACGAGAAATAATCGTCCATTTCTAAATTAAGAGAAAAATCTTCAGATATCTCATCGACTATTCTAATTCCGCAAATTTCCAAAAAATAGCGATAACCTAAAAATAGAGGCTCAAAATCCTCGATTTTGTGATAAGTTCTTATCCAACTTTGAAATTTGTCAATATCTGAAACATGATCGAATATTTGGAAGGCTGCGAGAATATCGTCAATATCCATTAGATTACTAAAAGTTTAGAGAACAAAAAAATCTTTTTATAAGATCTTGACCCTCTCTTCTTTTCCGAAGATTTACGATTTCAAGACCCCGCTCCTCAATTGGTATGAGTGATCTTCATCTCCCCCGTTCCAAAAGAAGGGCGGCCCACCCCCCCCTCCAAAAAAATCGATCGCCTCCCTCCCCCCACTTGGCGCTCCGCAAAAAAATTGGTCGGACCGATCGATTTCAAAATCGGTCGGGGTGACCTCTTTTCTTCCAGTATCTCCACATGTGCTTCCACTGGAGGTTTAGGCGAAGCGGGGTGATCGGTCCGATCGTTTCTGAAATTGGCCGGACCGATCAATTCCGGAATTGGTCGGGGTGACCGATCGTACAGCAGGATCGGAGGTAGCCCCCCTCCCCCAGTTTGCCGCTCCGCAAAAAAAATGATCGGATCGATCTATTTCAAAATCGGTCAGGGTGATCGCGCCCCTGGTGGATAGGTGGGGTGTCCCTCTGGACTCAAAACCGCAAAAGTGTGATTCCCCAGTATTCTCAAAACCCGAAAAAAAAGAGAAAATAATACGGGAGATCCCGTCATGGCATAATATCGCCAAAGTCGGCGGTGTCCGGGGCGGAAGCCTGGGTCGAATTGAGCGCCTCTGCCTGCGCCACGGCATCGCTGCCATCGTCAGATACCAGTCCCTGGTCGGAGACTGCCGGGGCGGTCGCTGCCGCGGTTGCCGTGACTACGGGGGTACTCTGCGCTGTGGTCTGGGGCGTGGTGACGGTCTGCTGCCCGCCTGCCTGTCCTGCACCCGTGCCTTGGC
Proteins encoded in this window:
- a CDS encoding AlbA family DNA-binding domain-containing protein; translation: MDIDDILAAFQIFDHVSDIDKFQSWIRTYHKIEDFEPLFLGYRYFLEICGIRIVDEISEDFSLNLEMDDYFSFACNADLPLDEIPNSCEKVIVIKNIWRYFEPIKNAKDWAELKTIIHQTEEISKIFREIFKNANVTENFPEKEISRFAALHYTHIFFNDTSRLKPAGAVVGLIKLDIDSIGSDFFKGYAYTLEYLWYQLLEKNEFQHSLAKNIHNPATGLSSEDLQRITEIYSHNDYEDPAFQENAVMWATLDQLFQPLFEKCLAPKFREYHTSSRSHFIVRDNISKSLIFPLLDRTYINEPYYFSDNSNDEARFKKIDYHFKWLPVTYIDSGKVHDAFGTYAFIPFLLGLTSSENVSSNNKIEILRIKHPEDGVSGYFYSYGILNKSQYFDEQGMGWIIFLTCGTDFSGHGGSMHTSAEKCIREIQKRGILDAKEITIDENAFRRYLKERTETSVSDSTTPVETLIEFGESQLVEFKSSLLWSYEKNQISNSTEYEVVRTIAAFLNSSGGTLLIGVDKNKNIVGLDKDYAQLKQARRVQNRDGFEIRLNEVLNKFFGRGIRLDIDVIFERLSEKEICRVIVKPTIEPIFLVNSNNSNHSEFIVRSGNQSQLLMGKEITSYITKHWNYKKR